The Thermocrinis ruber genome has a window encoding:
- a CDS encoding ATP-binding protein, with translation MNIKWEELERDLKNNGKIRGFLKERFGMYRTEIDREIEGIVKSIKESKLPNNLWLWENKTIPGIEKRNPARADLLKLILEKIRSRADKYGFLDEPVEEDKKDEAKFQEISDQLSGIIGRVTITRNTPATPYDFYFWLKSDTDIHIEPGEFIEVNLADTKIAIATVEEIYSVSDRETPISDFYGFSYGQPEEEPPTEIPVIRVGKARIIHRDDGMQAPFINSHTIRKSMARNIQRVLQNMVKPENRVLLGFVEDGFSTLVPVYGDYEYIFGYKAAHVNITGKSGVAGKTSYALFLIASALSKSKQDETKSLAVVGFNVKEKDLLAVKNFEFNSLDDAISELEKMSGYKDDASMWAKAKEEGVDPIKIFKERSHIFEPAEDYSYGLQDLLERGPYVFLSLFDISDIDDKFESLILSIAEQYKDNNTSFIKLIRDLSSRLDKNRNSQYINISYTTHHVSTVQKFLNRLNKILHSQVLEKESPRGHPLNIDYIETGDFWIIDINPLKDNEKRMVFFSILSDLSSILESKKQGDPNFETFPSRVAIFVDELNKFAPSTKNAYSPIKNFLIEIAARGRSIGLSLIGAEQFASQIDEEILGNCSTYLIGKTNNVELSNKFYKKLSEGLQKRVENLKAGQLVLIHEAIRVPIFIRYPIPLHRVEE, from the coding sequence ATGAATATAAAATGGGAAGAGTTAGAACGAGATCTTAAAAATAATGGAAAGATCAGGGGATTCCTAAAAGAACGATTTGGGATGTATAGAACAGAAATAGATAGGGAAATTGAGGGAATTGTAAAAAGCATAAAAGAATCTAAGCTACCCAATAATCTTTGGTTATGGGAAAATAAGACAATCCCAGGTATAGAAAAAAGAAATCCTGCTAGAGCTGATTTGCTTAAGTTAATCCTTGAGAAAATAAGAAGCCGTGCTGATAAATATGGATTTCTTGATGAACCAGTGGAAGAAGACAAAAAGGATGAAGCTAAATTTCAAGAGATATCAGATCAACTCAGTGGAATAATTGGTAGAGTAACTATTACAAGAAACACCCCAGCTACTCCATATGACTTTTATTTCTGGCTAAAATCAGATACTGATATCCATATAGAACCTGGAGAGTTTATTGAGGTAAACCTTGCAGATACTAAAATAGCTATTGCTACAGTGGAGGAAATATATTCTGTTTCTGATAGAGAAACGCCGATTTCCGACTTTTACGGTTTTAGTTATGGGCAGCCAGAAGAAGAACCTCCAACGGAAATTCCTGTTATAAGAGTCGGAAAGGCAAGGATTATCCATAGGGATGACGGCATGCAAGCTCCTTTTATCAATAGCCACACAATAAGAAAATCTATGGCAAGGAATATTCAACGTGTTCTTCAAAATATGGTTAAGCCCGAAAACAGAGTTTTGCTTGGTTTTGTGGAAGATGGATTTTCTACTCTTGTGCCGGTATATGGAGATTATGAATATATCTTTGGATACAAGGCGGCTCACGTGAATATTACTGGAAAATCTGGCGTAGCCGGTAAAACAAGCTATGCTCTGTTTTTAATTGCTTCTGCTTTATCCAAATCCAAACAGGACGAGACAAAGTCTCTAGCAGTAGTAGGTTTTAATGTCAAAGAAAAAGACTTACTGGCAGTGAAGAACTTTGAATTTAACAGCTTAGACGATGCAATATCGGAACTTGAAAAAATGTCGGGATACAAAGATGATGCTTCTATGTGGGCTAAAGCAAAAGAGGAAGGTGTAGACCCGATAAAAATCTTTAAGGAACGTTCTCATATTTTTGAACCAGCAGAAGACTACTCTTATGGATTACAGGATCTACTAGAAAGAGGACCTTATGTGTTTTTATCCTTATTTGATATCTCAGATATAGATGATAAGTTTGAATCTCTTATTCTAAGTATTGCTGAACAGTATAAAGATAATAATACAAGTTTTATAAAATTAATAAGAGATCTTAGTTCAAGGCTCGACAAAAACAGAAATAGCCAATATATAAATATATCTTACACAACACACCATGTTAGCACAGTTCAGAAATTTCTAAACCGTCTTAATAAAATTTTACATAGTCAGGTTCTGGAGAAAGAATCGCCAAGGGGACATCCTCTAAATATTGACTATATAGAAACAGGTGATTTTTGGATAATAGACATAAATCCTTTAAAAGATAATGAAAAGAGAATGGTGTTCTTTTCTATTCTTTCCGACCTGTCTTCTATCCTTGAAAGCAAAAAACAGGGAGATCCGAATTTTGAAACCTTTCCTTCAAGAGTAGCTATATTCGTAGATGAATTAAACAAATTTGCTCCTTCTACAAAAAATGCATACTCTCCAATTAAAAACTTCTTAATTGAAATTGCAGCCCGTGGGAGGAGTATAGGTTTATCTCTTATAGGTGCAGAACAGTTTGCTTCCCAGATAGATGAGGAAATATTAGGAAACTGTTCCACCTATCTTATAGGTAAAACCAACAATGTGGAACTCTCAAACAAGTTCTACAAGAAATTGTCTGAAGGGCTACAAAAACGTGTAGAGAATTTAAAGGCTGGACAATTGGTATTAATTCACGAAGCAATAAGGGTTCCTATTTTCATAAGGTATCCCATACCTTTACATAGAGTTGAAGAATGA
- the hisG gene encoding ATP phosphoribosyltransferase gives MKYALRIALPKGRLFEETLEFFKSKGILEETFEEGRRLQVRMGDYEFLLVKPFDVPVYVENGVADLGVVGYDVLLEREPEVYELYDLGIGFCRLVIAGKEEMLEQYKKASFLRVATKYPKITREFFLEKGIKTKVIYLNGSVELAPLLNLADVIMDLVQTGRTLKENNLVVFEEISPSTARLICNRASYRNKKDEIFSFLSKVQEERPKEAIQPHQRAT, from the coding sequence ATGAAATACGCCCTTAGAATAGCCCTACCCAAAGGCAGGCTCTTTGAGGAAACCTTGGAATTTTTTAAAAGCAAGGGCATCCTTGAGGAGACCTTTGAGGAGGGAAGAAGGCTTCAGGTTAGGATGGGCGACTACGAGTTCCTTTTGGTAAAGCCCTTTGATGTGCCCGTGTATGTGGAAAACGGCGTGGCGGATTTGGGAGTGGTGGGTTATGATGTGCTGTTGGAAAGGGAGCCGGAAGTCTATGAACTTTACGACCTTGGCATAGGTTTTTGTAGGCTGGTCATTGCAGGAAAGGAGGAAATGCTTGAGCAGTACAAAAAGGCATCCTTTTTGAGGGTTGCCACCAAGTATCCCAAGATCACCCGGGAGTTCTTTTTGGAAAAGGGAATAAAAACAAAGGTTATTTATCTTAACGGCTCTGTAGAGCTTGCCCCCCTTTTGAACCTGGCGGATGTGATAATGGATTTGGTTCAAACGGGCAGAACTTTAAAGGAAAACAACTTGGTGGTCTTTGAGGAGATCAGTCCATCCACCGCAAGGCTCATATGCAACAGGGCAAGCTACCGCAACAAAAAGGATGAGATCTTCTCCTTTCTCAGCAAAGTTCAAGAGGAGCGTCCAAAGGAGGCAATTCAACCTCACCAACGGGCAACCTGA
- a CDS encoding L-aspartate oxidase: MHFLTFDTALLPEEEVEVLIVGSGIGGLTCALVLSELGLKPTLLTRGIGNTFYSQGGIACAVHPQDSPSLHFMDTLRAGRGLCNPKALLIMVEEGIQRVADLERWGVVFDPEPAIEGGHSFPRVLKVKDYTGKAIYTTLWNRVKERGIRIIEGELQEILGDECVEGALVYEKESLRVLRTNLLVLAVGGAGSIFLHSSGHVKGDGIGIAFRKGVPIKNPEFVQFHPTLLEGTSFLISEAVRGEGAILIDSRGERFVDELLPRDQVARAIYSKLKEGERVFLDLRPIAKKGIDLKERFPVIYSELLKRHIDPYKEPVPVVPGAHYYIGGLEVSTYGQTALLGLYAVGECACTGVHGANRLASNSLLEGLVFGYRTAYRIYQDRKHVKGSKGHFKNSSQGNRQPKYTFEDLKRLMWEHCGIEREEESLKEGLEKLLDWLRDWKEWERTPQNRQLFDISITALATLWASLQRRESRGCHYRKDYPSQRDQFERDSVIHFSELNLFQ, translated from the coding sequence ATGCATTTTCTCACATTTGACACCGCCCTATTGCCGGAGGAAGAGGTTGAGGTCCTCATCGTAGGAAGTGGCATAGGAGGGCTTACCTGTGCCCTGGTTCTCTCTGAGCTTGGACTAAAGCCCACCTTGCTGACCAGGGGCATAGGAAATACCTTTTACTCTCAAGGTGGCATAGCCTGTGCGGTGCATCCACAAGACAGCCCATCGTTGCATTTTATGGACACCTTAAGGGCGGGTAGAGGTCTTTGCAACCCTAAGGCTCTGCTTATTATGGTGGAGGAGGGCATTCAGAGGGTGGCAGACCTTGAAAGATGGGGAGTAGTCTTTGACCCAGAGCCTGCCATAGAAGGGGGACACTCTTTCCCAAGGGTTTTAAAGGTAAAGGACTACACAGGAAAGGCAATATACACCACCCTTTGGAACAGGGTAAAGGAGAGGGGAATAAGGATAATAGAGGGGGAGCTTCAGGAGATCTTGGGGGATGAGTGTGTGGAGGGTGCTTTGGTCTACGAAAAGGAGAGCCTTAGGGTTTTGAGGACCAACCTTTTGGTGCTTGCGGTGGGTGGTGCGGGCTCTATATTCTTGCATTCCTCCGGACATGTAAAGGGGGACGGCATAGGTATAGCCTTCAGGAAGGGCGTTCCCATAAAGAACCCAGAGTTTGTGCAGTTTCATCCTACCCTCTTGGAGGGCACATCCTTTCTCATCTCCGAGGCGGTCAGAGGGGAGGGGGCAATTCTTATAGATAGCAGGGGTGAGCGTTTTGTGGATGAGCTACTGCCAAGGGACCAGGTGGCAAGGGCAATATACTCAAAGCTAAAAGAAGGGGAAAGGGTCTTCCTTGACCTCAGACCCATTGCAAAGAAAGGTATAGACCTAAAGGAGAGGTTCCCGGTCATATACTCTGAGCTTTTGAAGAGGCACATTGACCCATACAAAGAGCCCGTGCCCGTGGTGCCCGGTGCCCACTACTACATAGGAGGCTTGGAAGTATCCACCTACGGACAAACTGCCCTTTTAGGGCTCTACGCGGTTGGAGAGTGTGCCTGCACTGGCGTGCATGGGGCAAACCGTTTAGCGTCCAACTCCCTTTTGGAAGGCTTGGTCTTTGGCTACAGGACCGCCTACCGAATATACCAAGACAGAAAACACGTCAAAGGCTCAAAGGGACATTTCAAAAACTCCTCCCAAGGAAACCGCCAGCCTAAATATACCTTTGAGGATCTAAAGAGGCTAATGTGGGAGCATTGCGGAATTGAAAGGGAAGAGGAAAGCTTGAAGGAAGGCTTGGAAAAACTCTTGGATTGGCTAAGGGATTGGAAGGAGTGGGAGAGAACGCCTCAAAACAGACAGCTCTTTGATATAAGCATCACCGCCTTGGCTACACTGTGGGCAAGCCTGCAAAGAAGGGAATCAAGAGGGTGTCATTACAGGAAAGATTACCCGTCCCAAAGGGACCAGTTTGAGAGGGATAGCGTAATACACTTTTCTGAGTTAAACTTGTTTCAATGA
- a CDS encoding gluconeogenesis factor YvcK family protein, producing MKVVCVGGGTGLSNLLRGLKREVGNRIKELSAIVTVADSGGSTGRIRKAYQIPAPGDIRNCLVALSETEEILQKLFQYRFKGEELEGHSFGNLFLVALTDITGSFLSAINLASQILRTKGEIIPATTESVHLWAEFSDGKVVEGEENITEYGKSSKAKIARIWIEPEDAKPPIDAIAKLQSADLIIFGPGSLYTSIVPNLLIKDIKSAVETSPALKVFVVNAMTQPGETDGYTAYDHIKGFLTATGISKIDIAIVNTKMPSDNLLRRYIEQGQEPVIPDVAKIAREGITVCAEDLVGENEDFIRHDPERLKDVILRAVSHAFSHI from the coding sequence ATGAAAGTAGTATGCGTGGGTGGAGGAACGGGGCTTTCAAACCTTCTTAGAGGTTTAAAAAGGGAAGTGGGCAATCGGATAAAGGAGCTATCTGCAATAGTAACGGTAGCAGATAGTGGAGGTAGCACAGGCAGGATTAGGAAGGCTTATCAAATACCCGCACCGGGGGATATAAGAAACTGCTTGGTTGCCCTTTCGGAAACGGAGGAGATCCTCCAGAAGCTCTTTCAGTATAGGTTCAAAGGGGAAGAGCTTGAGGGACATTCCTTTGGAAACCTCTTCCTTGTGGCACTGACGGACATAACCGGAAGCTTTCTGTCTGCCATAAACTTGGCATCTCAAATACTCAGAACAAAGGGGGAGATAATACCCGCTACTACAGAAAGCGTTCATCTTTGGGCGGAGTTTTCCGATGGAAAGGTGGTTGAAGGGGAGGAAAACATAACCGAATACGGAAAAAGTAGTAAGGCTAAGATCGCCCGGATTTGGATTGAGCCTGAGGATGCCAAGCCTCCCATAGACGCCATAGCAAAGCTTCAAAGTGCGGACCTTATAATCTTTGGTCCCGGTAGCCTTTACACCAGCATAGTGCCCAACTTGCTCATAAAGGACATAAAGTCTGCGGTGGAAACCTCTCCAGCCCTTAAGGTCTTTGTGGTAAATGCTATGACCCAGCCGGGAGAGACGGATGGCTACACCGCCTACGACCATATAAAGGGCTTTTTGACTGCAACGGGTATTTCAAAGATAGATATAGCCATCGTAAACACAAAGATGCCCTCCGATAACCTTTTGAGGAGATACATAGAACAGGGGCAGGAACCAGTAATTCCCGATGTGGCAAAGATCGCCAGGGAGGGGATCACCGTCTGCGCGGAGGACCTCGTAGGAGAAAATGAAGACTTTATAAGGCACGACCCAGAAAGGCTTAAGGATGTTATACTAAGAGCGGTTTCTCATGCATTTTCTCACATTTGA
- a CDS encoding YceD family protein codes for MPTLNLKEIFKTTARFSGFYKIKPEELDLPPELGELKGPVEVEIQIEKALRGYEVNLSIKGSIELECSRCLTPFIKDLDSTETIRLEKYPEKPSISLKAEDLNVFFLEDEENFNLADLIREQIILSIPTKPLCRVDCQIPTLEEPEEDTRFSALKKLIQTKHSL; via the coding sequence ATGCCCACACTCAATCTCAAAGAGATATTTAAAACAACCGCCCGCTTTTCAGGTTTTTACAAAATAAAACCCGAAGAGTTAGACCTGCCACCAGAGTTGGGAGAACTAAAGGGACCCGTGGAAGTGGAAATTCAAATAGAGAAAGCTCTCCGCGGCTACGAGGTGAATCTGAGCATAAAGGGAAGCATAGAGCTTGAGTGTAGTCGGTGCCTAACCCCCTTTATAAAAGATCTTGATAGTACGGAAACCATAAGGTTGGAAAAGTATCCAGAAAAGCCGTCAATTAGCCTAAAAGCAGAGGACCTGAATGTCTTCTTTTTGGAGGATGAGGAAAACTTCAATCTAGCAGACCTTATAAGAGAACAGATCATACTCAGCATTCCCACAAAGCCTCTGTGTAGGGTGGATTGTCAGATTCCCACACTGGAGGAACCCGAGGAAGACACAAGGTTTAGCGCCCTAAAAAAGCTCATACAAACCAAGCATTCTTTATAA
- a CDS encoding MBL fold metallo-hydrolase — METKRVIYDTPEHKVIFFEELTPASAVQANQVLIIHKGEGMLLDPGGHKVFSKLLSDISLYIPPNQIKYIFLSHQDPDIVAAINGWLMTTKAQAYISKLWTRFLPHFGLDSQLEDRLIPIDDSGTKVVLGGDCELLILPAHFMHSPGNFQVYDPCSKILFSGDLGASLGQDYFFVENFDEHIKYMEGFHKRYMASNKVLKFWANMVRQLDIEMIVPQHGAIFKGKEMVERFINWIENLQVGVDLLTQEKYRVPGVI, encoded by the coding sequence GTGGAGACTAAGAGGGTAATCTACGACACACCGGAGCACAAAGTTATATTTTTTGAAGAGCTAACGCCCGCCAGTGCGGTGCAGGCAAACCAGGTGCTTATAATCCACAAGGGTGAGGGAATGCTCTTGGACCCCGGGGGTCATAAGGTCTTTTCTAAGCTCTTATCGGACATTTCTCTTTACATTCCGCCAAATCAGATAAAATACATCTTTCTTTCCCATCAAGACCCAGACATAGTGGCAGCCATAAACGGTTGGCTAATGACCACAAAGGCACAGGCATACATATCTAAACTTTGGACTAGATTCCTGCCCCACTTTGGGCTTGATAGCCAGTTAGAGGATAGGCTAATTCCCATAGACGATAGTGGGACAAAGGTCGTCTTGGGTGGAGACTGTGAGCTTTTAATACTCCCCGCCCACTTTATGCACTCCCCTGGCAACTTTCAGGTCTATGACCCTTGCTCTAAGATCCTGTTCTCTGGAGACCTTGGAGCAAGCCTGGGACAGGATTACTTCTTTGTGGAGAATTTTGACGAGCACATAAAGTACATGGAAGGCTTTCACAAAAGATACATGGCAAGCAATAAAGTTCTCAAGTTCTGGGCAAACATGGTCCGTCAGCTGGATATAGAAATGATCGTTCCCCAGCACGGTGCTATATTCAAGGGCAAGGAAATGGTTGAGCGCTTTATAAACTGGATTGAGAACCTACAGGTAGGTGTGGATTTATTAACGCAAGAGAAATATAGGGTGCCGGGTGTGATATAA
- the atpC gene encoding ATP synthase F1 subunit epsilon, which translates to MIKVEIVTPKGLAFSKEVNSVNIPTVEGEIGVLEKHMYLMTLLKPGLVYFDGKTEEGIAVTYGFVDVTPEKVIILAEEAYTIGEIDVGKEKEEFEKWARKLATAQAMEEIEEITKQVERARTLLELVERFGRV; encoded by the coding sequence ATGATAAAGGTTGAAATTGTAACACCCAAAGGTTTGGCCTTTTCCAAGGAGGTGAATTCAGTAAATATTCCCACCGTAGAGGGAGAGATAGGCGTCTTGGAAAAGCATATGTATTTGATGACACTTCTAAAGCCCGGTCTTGTGTATTTTGACGGAAAGACAGAGGAGGGCATTGCGGTAACCTATGGCTTTGTGGACGTGACCCCTGAGAAGGTGATCATACTGGCTGAAGAGGCATACACCATAGGAGAAATTGATGTAGGAAAAGAAAAAGAAGAGTTTGAAAAATGGGCAAGAAAGCTTGCCACCGCACAAGCAATGGAAGAAATAGAAGAGATTACAAAGCAAGTAGAGAGGGCAAGGACGCTCTTAGAGTTAGTGGAAAGGTTTGGAAGGGTTTAA
- a CDS encoding tRNA1(Val) (adenine(37)-N6)-methyltransferase produces the protein MEGFKEFEFFRGKVRFIQPKQHRLSVIEILFLSTLKGIKKSHIVADLGAGFGALSIPIALKFNCKVLAIERDPTMLLLLHKNVENNHLQHSVEILEADVKEIDKKLKPQSVNCVVLNPPFYPKQSATENNPYHTETYGKLEDFLRASAYILKDGGFINLLVPSFRLLEACNIMESLNIKPAYLKFFHSFIDKHAKLVRVAGVKNLNPKLVVESPLIINHKETKYTQEVWEILERFL, from the coding sequence TTGGAAGGGTTTAAGGAATTTGAGTTTTTCCGAGGAAAGGTAAGGTTTATCCAGCCAAAACAGCATAGGCTTTCTGTAATAGAAATTCTCTTCTTATCAACTCTTAAAGGTATAAAAAAAAGTCACATAGTGGCGGACCTTGGTGCCGGCTTTGGTGCCTTATCCATACCCATAGCCCTCAAGTTTAACTGCAAGGTCCTTGCCATAGAAAGGGACCCAACCATGCTTTTACTCTTACATAAGAATGTTGAAAATAATCACCTTCAGCATAGCGTGGAGATCTTAGAGGCAGATGTTAAGGAAATAGACAAAAAATTAAAACCTCAGAGTGTAAATTGTGTGGTTCTAAACCCACCCTTTTACCCAAAACAAAGTGCAACAGAAAACAATCCATATCATACAGAAACTTATGGAAAACTTGAAGATTTTTTGAGGGCAAGTGCCTATATTTTGAAGGATGGAGGTTTTATTAATCTGCTTGTTCCCTCTTTTAGACTTTTAGAAGCTTGTAATATTATGGAAAGTTTAAACATAAAGCCCGCATATTTAAAGTTTTTTCACTCATTTATAGACAAACATGCCAAATTGGTTCGTGTAGCCGGTGTAAAGAACCTAAATCCTAAGCTTGTAGTTGAAAGTCCATTGATAATAAATCACAAGGAAACTAAATACACACAAGAAGTGTGGGAAATTTTGGAGAGGTTTTTGTGA
- a CDS encoding DUF507 family protein yields the protein MRLPEKLVERIADRIIKELTEEKIIEAEDPYVFKKKIIGIFKKVEEEEKLLDEKTREILREKMHLLEETSLDYRTAYRAVKSRLAEEMNININKRERMNQIAGMIKDLILEDDTVEIYEEPHIIRSRIRAILMEALREEEEIDREVRERIKSYSRRIVEGTPEWNHLYKRIYEDALKRRGLL from the coding sequence ATGAGACTGCCTGAAAAGTTGGTGGAACGCATTGCGGATAGGATTATAAAAGAACTAACAGAAGAGAAGATCATTGAAGCGGAGGACCCTTATGTGTTTAAAAAAAAGATAATCGGCATTTTCAAAAAGGTAGAGGAGGAAGAAAAACTTCTTGATGAGAAAACGAGAGAAATTCTAAGGGAGAAGATGCATCTTTTGGAGGAAACGAGCCTAGATTACAGAACCGCCTACAGGGCTGTTAAAAGCAGGCTTGCAGAGGAGATGAACATAAACATAAACAAGAGGGAGAGGATGAACCAAATAGCAGGGATGATAAAGGATTTAATATTAGAGGACGACACGGTGGAAATATACGAAGAACCTCATATTATAAGATCTCGGATAAGGGCTATCCTGATGGAAGCTCTCAGGGAAGAGGAAGAAATAGACAGGGAGGTAAGGGAAAGAATAAAATCTTACTCAAGGAGAATCGTGGAAGGGACGCCCGAGTGGAACCATCTCTACAAAAGAATATACGAAGACGCCCTAAAAAGAAGAGGGCTTCTTTAA
- a CDS encoding M23 family metallopeptidase, whose product MKKVIFLLILSFSIVGNTSLTKLSVGGPGKASIEPSEIYSDPLKELDTEKVDELIRREMSVEEAFRELADIKTVDMVKPDIWPVVGVITSDYGWRVVGGRREFHTGVDISAPYGTPVSAAADGRVVYAGWIRGYGYTVIIYHGYGFATLYAHLSSLSVSYGDRVVKAQIIGKVGNTGRSFGPHLHYEVIRYGMRQNPIAYLP is encoded by the coding sequence ATGAAAAAAGTCATTTTTCTACTTATACTAAGTTTTTCAATAGTTGGAAATACATCCTTAACAAAGTTGAGTGTGGGTGGTCCCGGGAAAGCAAGCATAGAACCATCGGAAATTTACTCTGACCCTTTAAAGGAGCTGGACACGGAAAAGGTAGATGAACTTATAAGGAGAGAAATGTCTGTGGAAGAAGCCTTTAGGGAGTTGGCAGACATCAAAACCGTTGACATGGTCAAGCCAGACATATGGCCCGTGGTGGGGGTTATAACCTCCGATTACGGTTGGCGTGTTGTGGGTGGGCGTAGGGAGTTTCATACAGGTGTAGACATATCTGCGCCCTATGGCACACCGGTTAGTGCGGCAGCAGATGGTAGGGTAGTGTATGCGGGCTGGATAAGGGGTTATGGATACACTGTCATAATCTACCACGGTTATGGTTTTGCCACGCTGTACGCTCACCTCTCAAGCCTGTCCGTTAGCTATGGAGACAGGGTGGTAAAGGCACAGATAATAGGTAAAGTGGGTAATACTGGAAGGTCCTTTGGTCCTCACTTGCATTATGAGGTGATAAGATACGGTATGCGTCAGAACCCGATAGCCTATCTGCCTTAA
- a CDS encoding DsrE family protein produces the protein MDRRGFFKLLGIVGSIPLLGKFAHSAPPKLGFKDLKKESQINVVYHADFGDPQRFTTMLRNIRNHLSVYDNDPTKIKIVIVAHGPGVKFFMKDLTGSPWEKENLDPKIGEDLRDLNLYGVDPLICEITLTRLKLDPNKLYDFCKIVPSGVGAVGELQAKGYAYIKVQ, from the coding sequence ATGGACAGACGGGGCTTTTTTAAACTTTTGGGTATTGTTGGTTCAATACCTCTGCTGGGTAAGTTTGCCCACTCAGCACCGCCAAAATTAGGTTTTAAGGACCTAAAAAAAGAATCACAAATAAATGTAGTTTATCATGCGGATTTTGGGGATCCTCAAAGGTTTACGACCATGCTACGTAATATAAGGAACCATCTATCTGTATACGATAACGACCCAACTAAGATCAAAATAGTGATCGTTGCCCACGGACCAGGTGTAAAGTTCTTTATGAAGGACTTAACAGGAAGCCCCTGGGAAAAAGAAAATCTTGATCCTAAAATAGGTGAAGATTTAAGGGACCTCAACTTATACGGTGTGGATCCGCTGATATGCGAAATAACCTTAACAAGGTTAAAACTTGACCCTAATAAGCTTTATGACTTTTGCAAGATAGTCCCCTCTGGAGTGGGTGCGGTAGGTGAGCTCCAAGCAAAGGGCTATGCATACATAAAAGTTCAATAA
- a CDS encoding peptide chain release factor 1 — MNSLKEALGILLKEQYAPYLVSSLYLRLAPEDRTDRKYLRVFKDMVKAQRESLELRGLERDVINSAVEDFERMEEFLSKPENLENCGGIALFSCSAKKVFVPIKLPYTYRNRLMVAPDPLVREIAAIDEELGIIGVLLIDRKHVRFFLMDFEGIGEVSDFLEPLATRAHKFHSGGASLKGAQGTFRYSMPSRASAPNMVQHGIGEYRFHMRIQEEKHRLFKIANDALMEAWKENKFNKLVIGSIREDIREIENHLHPYLLNMLVGYVRINPSEATEHTVRNAVLELLWQKDREQEEELVNTLLDLEGKGLAVEGLSKVLEQLYMGNVKTLLVAENFERSGYFCPVSNIPVLEPKCPTEEEPYPVEDIVDEVIELALEERAVVEVIVREDLQKKFDGVGALLRWKI, encoded by the coding sequence ATGAATAGCTTGAAGGAAGCCCTTGGCATTTTGCTGAAAGAACAGTATGCACCATACCTTGTTTCCAGCTTGTACTTGCGCCTCGCCCCAGAGGATAGAACAGATAGGAAGTATCTAAGGGTTTTTAAAGACATGGTAAAAGCTCAAAGGGAAAGCTTGGAACTTAGAGGATTGGAGAGGGATGTGATTAATTCCGCAGTAGAAGATTTTGAAAGGATGGAGGAATTTTTAAGCAAGCCGGAAAACCTGGAGAACTGTGGAGGTATTGCCCTGTTTTCCTGCAGTGCAAAGAAGGTATTCGTCCCTATAAAGCTCCCCTATACTTACAGAAACAGGCTTATGGTAGCTCCAGATCCTTTGGTAAGGGAGATTGCTGCTATAGATGAAGAACTAGGGATTATTGGTGTGCTTTTGATTGACAGAAAGCACGTTAGGTTTTTCCTAATGGATTTTGAAGGCATTGGAGAGGTCTCTGACTTTTTGGAACCTTTGGCAACTAGGGCTCACAAGTTCCACAGCGGTGGAGCATCCCTAAAGGGTGCGCAGGGAACATTCAGGTACTCTATGCCCTCAAGGGCTTCTGCACCCAATATGGTCCAGCACGGAATTGGTGAGTACAGATTTCACATGAGGATCCAGGAGGAAAAACACAGGCTTTTCAAAATAGCCAACGATGCACTGATGGAGGCTTGGAAGGAGAACAAGTTTAACAAGCTTGTTATAGGTAGTATAAGAGAGGATATAAGAGAGATAGAAAACCATCTTCATCCTTATCTACTCAATATGTTGGTGGGCTATGTGAGGATTAATCCTTCGGAGGCGACGGAGCATACCGTAAGGAATGCGGTCCTGGAACTTTTGTGGCAAAAAGACAGAGAACAAGAGGAAGAGCTTGTAAATACACTATTGGACCTTGAGGGTAAAGGGCTTGCGGTAGAAGGCTTGTCTAAGGTCTTAGAACAGTTATACATGGGCAATGTGAAGACCCTTTTGGTAGCAGAGAACTTTGAAAGGTCTGGCTACTTCTGTCCGGTCTCTAATATTCCCGTATTGGAGCCTAAGTGCCCTACAGAAGAAGAACCCTATCCTGTTGAGGATATAGTGGATGAGGTTATAGAGCTTGCCTTGGAAGAGAGGGCGGTTGTGGAGGTAATAGTCAGGGAGGACCTTCAGAAGAAGTTTGATGGCGTGGGAGCCCTTCTGAGGTGGAAGATATAA